The nucleotide window TTGGTACTAATCATGGACAATATAGATCTAAAACCTCTTTGAATTTTGAATTATTGAAAGAAATTAATAGTATAACTGATATTCCATTAGTAATTCATGGTGGAACTGGTGTTAAAAATGAAGATATTCCAATGTTGATAAAATATGGAATTAGAAAATTTAACGTTGGAACGGAGTTAATAGTGGCTTGGACTTCAGTTGCTATAGAAAAGTTTAAAAATACAAAATTAAATGAATCTTTAAGACATAATGTAATCCCTTGTAATGAATCTGTTAAAAAGGTTATAAAAGATAAATTAAAATTATTTTGTGATATGAAATGAAAAAATTAATATTGGTGTGTGGTAGACCGGGAACAGGAAAAACATACATAGCAAAAAAAATTAGTGAAAGAGATTCTAAAATAAAGTTAATATCATACGATGATTTAAAAGAAAAAAATTATGATGAATATGGATTTGATAATATTGAAGAGAAAGAAAAACTAAATTTAATTACCTTAAAAGAATTTTTATTTATCGTTGAAAAGAATATGATATTAGGAAATGATATTATTTCAGAGTATCCATTTAGCTATAAACAAAAAAATATATTGGAAAAACTATCAAATATATATGGATATAAAAATTATACAGTTAGGTTAATAGCTGATGAAAATATACTGCTTAAAAGAATAGTTGAAAGAGATACTAAATATAATGGGCGTCATTTGGGACATATAGTTTCTAAATATC belongs to Oceanivirga salmonicida and includes:
- a CDS encoding AAA family ATPase, with translation MKKLILVCGRPGTGKTYIAKKISERDSKIKLISYDDLKEKNYDEYGFDNIEEKEKLNLITLKEFLFIVEKNMILGNDIISEYPFSYKQKNILEKLSNIYGYKNYTVRLIADENILLKRIVERDTKYNGRHLGHIVSKYHKGITKVDRKNADYLFNRERFTKICKERDYDNFKLGDLYEIDTTTFENLEMNKIYSFLEI